Proteins encoded in a region of the Cetobacterium ceti genome:
- a CDS encoding AI-2E family transporter, whose protein sequence is MFDKKFYINIFFIGLALIFIQSIFQNISAISNLFNNFFTSILPFIYAIFVAILLTPVVNLFEEKFKIKRIYSIIISLFLVLLFILGIFLIVIPNLVVSISDLTNKFPQMLASFNDNATKFINFLREKNLLFFDPNEIEGNLINYFKSNLGNFRNLALNLSLDLVQGIFGIMNFFLGVFLALYLVEDKEYYVKFLENFFFLFTSKKRAKDTVQLLEDSKVIFLKYIWGRIITSAAVGLTAYIVMIICKVPYALLSGLLIGLGNMIPYIGSIAAGIIAVFLIVLAAPIKVIYLFIAIGIGQSVDGFILGPKILSETVGISSFWTIVAVILCGNLMGPLGLFLGVPIFGVIKLIYGKQLQKKENL, encoded by the coding sequence ATGTTTGATAAAAAATTCTATATAAATATTTTTTTTATTGGTTTAGCTCTTATTTTTATACAAAGTATTTTTCAAAATATATCAGCTATTTCGAATTTATTTAATAATTTCTTTACAAGTATATTACCTTTTATATATGCTATTTTTGTAGCTATACTTTTAACACCAGTGGTAAATTTATTTGAAGAAAAGTTTAAAATAAAACGAATTTATAGTATAATAATAAGTCTATTTTTAGTTTTACTTTTTATATTAGGAATATTTTTAATAGTTATTCCAAACTTAGTAGTTAGTATTTCCGATTTAACAAATAAATTTCCACAAATGTTAGCTTCATTTAATGATAATGCTACAAAATTTATCAATTTTTTAAGAGAGAAAAATTTATTATTTTTCGATCCTAATGAAATTGAAGGAAATCTAATAAACTATTTTAAAAGTAATCTTGGTAATTTTAGAAATTTAGCTCTAAATTTAAGTTTAGATTTAGTTCAAGGAATATTTGGTATAATGAACTTCTTTCTTGGCGTTTTCTTAGCTCTATATTTAGTTGAAGATAAAGAGTATTATGTTAAGTTTTTAGAAAATTTCTTTTTTCTTTTTACAAGTAAAAAAAGAGCTAAAGATACAGTTCAATTACTTGAAGACAGCAAAGTAATATTCTTAAAATATATTTGGGGAAGAATAATCACTTCTGCAGCTGTAGGATTAACTGCTTATATTGTTATGATAATATGTAAAGTTCCCTATGCATTGCTTAGTGGACTTCTTATAGGTCTCGGAAATATGATCCCTTATATTGGATCTATTGCCGCAGGAATAATTGCAGTATTTCTAATTGTTTTAGCTGCACCTATAAAAGTTATCTATCTATTCATAGCTATTGGAATTGGACAAAGTGTAGATGGATTTATCTTAGGACCTAAAATTTTATCTGAAACTGTTGGGATAAGTAGTTTTTGGACAATTGTAGCAGTTATTTTGTGTGGAAATCTTATGGGGCCTCTAGGACTTTTCCTAGGAGTTCCTATATTTGGTGTTATAAAATTAATTTATGGTAAACAGTTACAAAAAAAGGAGAATTTATGA
- a CDS encoding NusG domain II-containing protein, whose translation MGRRKVSLYKKFDILIYGFLILFFLVLGKQIFNFQNEKASKAEIYVDGRLKYVYPLEKNEKNVFVDTSLGGVNVQFENNMVRVTSSNSPLKLCVKQGWIKSPGDVIIGVPDRLLVKIIGNKNDSNEDDVDFILR comes from the coding sequence ATGGGGAGAAGAAAAGTAAGCTTATATAAAAAATTTGATATTTTAATTTACGGTTTTTTAATTTTATTTTTTCTAGTTTTAGGAAAACAAATCTTTAATTTTCAAAATGAAAAAGCATCTAAAGCTGAAATTTATGTGGATGGACGATTAAAATATGTTTATCCCCTTGAAAAAAATGAAAAAAATGTATTTGTTGATACTTCCCTAGGAGGAGTAAATGTACAATTTGAAAATAATATGGTAAGAGTTACCTCTTCAAACTCTCCATTAAAGTTATGTGTAAAACAAGGTTGGATAAAAAGTCCAGGTGATGTTATCATTGGGGTTCCCGATAGATTACTAGTTAAAATCATAGGAAATAAAAATGATTCTAATGAAGATGATGTGGATTTTATTTTACGATAA
- a CDS encoding phosphatidylserine decarboxylase: MKFNKIKYLDRKTGEILVEDVPGEGFLKFLYYNPFGQLPLNAIVRKKFLSEIYGKKMNSTKSIEKIKPFVENYKINMKESLKSIEEFKSFNDFFIRKLKDNARPIDSSEDSLVSPADGKILAFENLNILQNFFVKGDEFTLKEYLKDETLAEKYKDGTFLIIRLAPVDYHRFHFPASGTISSSKEIDGYYYSVSPYAIRRNFRIFCENKREYSILSTEKFGDILLSEIGATMVGTILQTYTPNTFVKKGEEKGYFLFGGSSCILLFEKNKIKIDSDILENSKNGIETKIFMGEKIGEAI; encoded by the coding sequence ATGAAATTTAATAAAATAAAGTATTTAGATAGAAAAACTGGCGAAATATTAGTAGAAGATGTTCCTGGAGAAGGATTCTTAAAATTTTTATATTACAATCCTTTTGGACAATTACCTTTAAATGCCATTGTTAGAAAAAAGTTTCTATCTGAAATATATGGAAAAAAAATGAATTCAACAAAATCTATAGAAAAAATTAAACCTTTTGTTGAAAATTATAAAATAAATATGAAGGAATCTTTAAAATCCATAGAAGAATTTAAATCTTTCAATGATTTTTTTATCAGAAAATTAAAAGATAATGCTAGACCTATTGATTCTTCGGAAGATTCTTTAGTATCTCCTGCTGATGGAAAAATTCTAGCCTTTGAAAATTTAAATATTTTACAGAATTTTTTTGTAAAAGGAGATGAATTTACTTTAAAGGAATATTTAAAAGATGAGACATTAGCTGAAAAATATAAAGATGGAACTTTTCTTATTATAAGATTAGCCCCTGTGGATTATCATAGATTCCATTTTCCAGCTAGTGGAACAATTTCGTCTTCTAAAGAAATTGATGGATACTATTATTCTGTATCTCCCTATGCCATAAGAAGAAATTTTAGAATTTTTTGTGAAAATAAAAGAGAATATTCTATATTATCCACAGAGAAATTCGGAGATATTCTTTTAAGTGAAATTGGAGCTACAATGGTTGGAACAATTTTACAAACTTATACTCCAAATACTTTTGTTAAAAAAGGAGAAGAAAAAGGTTATTTCCTATTTGGAGGCTCATCATGTATTCTTTTATTTGAAAAAAATAAAATTAAAATTGATAGTGATATTTTAGAAAATTCTAAAAATGGAATTGAAACTAAAATATTTATGGGTGAAAAAATTGGAGAAGCTATATAG
- the mgsA gene encoding methylglyoxal synthase, translated as MKKIALIAHDNMKLEMIQFVKDNVKFFSQFELIATGTTGTKIMEATGLTIERYKSGPLGGDQQIGADIATDKIGAVFFFRDALTAQPHEPDIMALIRLADVHKIPMATNSSTAKILLKGLQ; from the coding sequence TTGAAAAAAATAGCACTGATAGCACATGATAACATGAAATTAGAAATGATACAATTTGTAAAGGATAACGTAAAGTTCTTTTCACAATTTGAACTTATAGCTACAGGTACAACAGGTACTAAAATAATGGAAGCTACAGGTTTAACTATAGAAAGATATAAATCAGGTCCTCTAGGTGGAGATCAGCAAATAGGAGCAGATATTGCCACAGATAAAATAGGAGCTGTTTTCTTTTTTAGAGATGCTCTAACTGCACAGCCACATGAACCGGATATAATGGCCCTAATAAGACTTGCAGATGTTCATAAAATCCCAATGGCAACTAATTCATCTACTGCTAAAATACTATTAAAAGGATTACAATAG